From the Lactobacillus johnsonii genome, the window TATGAATTTCTTTAGTCAGCAAGTTTCTGGAATGCCACCATTATTGTTTATTTGGTTTATGTTTTTAGTCTACATTGTTCTTGGTTTCTTTATTCAGTCATCTTCTGGCTTAGCCGTTCTTTCAATGCCTATTATGGCACCGCTAGCTAACGTGGTTGGAATTGATCGCGCAAGCATTATTGATGCCTATAATTGGGGTCAAGGATTTATTAGTTTAATTGCACCAACTGGATTAATTTTAATGAGCTTAATGATGGTAAATATTGGGTTCAATAAATGGTTTAAGTTTTGTTGGAAACTGTTAGTTATTGAATTTGGAATTTGTTTAGCCTTTTTGGCAATTGGTTTAGTTGTTTACTAACTAAGCAAATAAGTAGCTTTTAGTATTTTTTATAGTTATGATGAAGTTAAAGACATTGTTTAATATTTTAAGGAGGATTTTGTATGGCTTATCCAAAAACTAAAAAAATTATGAATGAAATTGTTGCTGATTTAACTCAAACTCACATGGTTGTCCACCAACACCATTGGTATATGCTTGGAAGAGGATTTCTAAAATTGCACCCATATTTAGATGGTGTAATGGAAGAATTAGCTGAGCAACAAGATGGGGTTGCTGAAAGATTAATTGCTATTAATGGTAATCCGATTTCTACCTATGAAGAAGTATTAGAAGAAACCAATGTTCCAGATCAAATCGGTAGCTGGGACTTATCAATTGAAGAAAGATTCCAATTAATTATAAATGCATACAAACAATTGCGAGATGATTATGAAAGAGGGATCAAGATTAGTGAAGGAGAAGGAGACGACTCAACTAATGACCTATTGATTTCCTATCATACCGCGATCGAAAAAAGAATTTGGATGATGTCAGCTGAACTTGGTCAACGTCCAGGTGAAGGTGAATAGGAAAAATATATTTATGCAAAGCATTCCGTGTATGGAATGCTTTTTTGCTATAATTAAAGTAAATATTGCCATACAGGGAAGGAAATACCATGAATAAAGTTACAATTGTTGGGTCAATTAACGTTGATAATATTATGCATATTAAGAAACTTCCTCAACCAGGAGAAACAATAGCAATGTCTGAATTTTCAAAAGCTGCTGGTGGTAAGGGAGCAAATCAAGCCGTAGCAAGTAGTCGAGCAAAAAATGAAACAATTTTTGTTGGACGTGTTGGGGATGATGACAATGGGCGCTTTATGCTTGAGCAATTTAAAGAAAATGGAATTAATGTCGACCATGTAGCTATAACTCCAAACCAACAAACTGGACAAGCTTATATTTTGCTTCAAGAGACAGGGCAAAATTCAATTATTATTCAACATGGTGCAAATTTTGACGTAACAGCAGAAGATGTTAGAAATGCGAAAAGTCAAATTGAAGATAGTGATTTTGTGATTGCTCAATTTGAAACACCAATTGAAGCAACTATTGAAGCTTTTAAGATTGCTAGAGAAGCTGGTAAAATTACTATTTTAAATCCTGCGCCTGCCCGTACTGATATCCCAGAAGAATTATTAGAGTTAACCGACTTGATTACTCCTAATGAAACTGAGGCTGAGAGTATTACAGGAATTAAAGTTGACAGTGAAGAGTCAATGAAGAAGAGTAGCGAAATTTTTCATCAAATGGGAATTAAGGGTGTAATTATCACAATTGGTGAACGTGGATCTTATGTTTCTTATGAAGACATTGAAGAGATTGTTCCAGCTTTCAAAGTAAAGGCAGTTGATACAACAGCAGCTGGTGATACATTCTTAGGTGCTTTATCTAGCGAATTGAAGCCTGATTTAAGTAACTTAAGAGATAGTGTAATTTATGCATCCAAATCATCCTCATTTACAGTTCAAAAATTAGGTGCATTTCCATCTATTCCAACTAGAGAAGTAGTTGAAGAAGCTTTGAAGGAGAAAAACTAATGAATAAGACAGAGCAAGATCAATTAAAAAAAGAAGCGGCTACTAAAGCAGCTAAGATGGTAGAGCCTAATTCTGTTTTAGGAGTTGGAACAGGTTCAACAGTTGCATTTTTTATCGATGCATTAGGCGAACGCAAAGAAAAAGAAGGTTTTAGTTTAAAGCATATTGTTACTACTTCTAACCGTAGTAAGAAGCAACTTGAAGGACTGGGCTTTAAGGTTGATGAATTAGCAGATATTGATCAAGCCGATTTAACAGTAGATGGCGCTGATCGAGTAGACGATAATTTAGATGGAATCAAAGGCGGCGGTGGTGCCTTAACTCTAGAAAAAAATGTCGCTATCAACTCAAAGAAGATTATTTGGATTGTTGATGAATCAAAACTTGTTCATCACTTAAGTGGCTTTCCGCTTCCAGTTGAAGTATTACCAGTGTCTGCTGAACAAAACTTTAAGCGTTTTGAAGAAGAAGGTTTGAAGCCTCAATGGCGTTTAGATGATGAGGGTAAGCGTTATGTAACGCATTACGGTAATTACATCATTGATTTAGCTGCTGATCCAACTCCAGTACCACACGGTTTAGCTGATTATCTAGACCACACAGTTGGTGTAGTTGAGCATGGCTTGTTTTTAGACATGTGTGATGAAGTCATCATTGCACATAGTGATGGTACAATTGAAGATAAGAAGAGAAAATAATTATTTTTTCAAAAACTAATATAATTTTTAAAAGACTTGATCAGTTCAAGTCTTTTTTTGTAACAAATCTTAGTTCATAATAAATATGATACGTAAATTTAGAAAGAAGGACCTTTATGTCAAAAAAGCCCTTAATTATTAGTACAGATCCAGGTATTGACGATATTGCTGCAATGACAATCAGTCTTTTTGCAGATGAACTTGATGTTAAAATGATTGTTCCAACCTGGGGAAATGTTTCTTTAGCTCACACTTTACAAAACACTCTTGATTTAGAGAACTTTTTACACACAAAAGTTCCTGTAGTCAAGGGCGCTAATCAGCCGTTAGTACGTCCAGCAATTAGTGCAGCTTCTGTTCATGGTGAAACAGGAATTGCTGGCTTTAAATTTGAAAAAGCTAATGATGATTTATTAGAGCCGGGACTTGCTGCTACTAAGATGTATGAAGCAATTAAAAACAGTCCTGAAAAAGTTACTTTATTAGGAGTTGGTCCTTTAACTGACTTTGCCCTTTTATTTAAGCAGTACCCTGATGTGGTAGAAAATGTTGCTGAAGTTTATATTATGGGTGGAAATATTGGGCATGGAAACCATAGTCCATTTGCGGAATATAATATTGCAGGTGATCCAGAAGCAGCACAGATAGTTTTCCATTCCGGCTTGCCAGTTTATGTAGCTCCACTTGAAATTGGAGATAAAGCTCATTTAACTCAAGATCAGATGGACAAGATTAAAGAATGCGGCGAAGTTGGTAAAATGCTTTATTCGATGTTTTCTAATATTCATGAACCTGATGGAGATACTCGAATTAAGATTTATGATCCGACAGCGGTTGGAATTATGCTTCATCCTGAATTCTTTACTTTAAAGCCAGCTAATGTTGAAATTGAATTAGCGGGACGCTATACATATGGTGCTAGTGTGATGGATTTCTTAAGTGAAAAACATAATGCACAAATTGCAACAGACGTTGATACAGAGAAGTTTGCAGCTTGGTTCATTGATAGTATCAAGACTGCTAATAATGGGAGAAAATAATGACTGATTTAGTCTATCGCTCAGTAATGCGCGATATTAAACAAAAAATACTTAATAATGAATATGAAGATATGCGTTTGCCTGATGAGCGTAGCCTAAGCGACTATTATCATGTAAGTCGTTCATCGATGAAGCGCGCTTTAGGTTTGCTTGCTCAGCAAGGAATAGTTTTTAAAAAAAGAGGTAGCGGAACATTTATTAATCCGCTATATTTGAAAAATCAGGCACTTTTTAAGTATGAGGGATCAAATTTAGGTATTACTGATTCCTTTAGTGTTCCCGGTAAGAAGCAAAGTATTGAGCTGTTAGACTATCAAGTAATTAAGGCCGACGAAGATTTGAGACAGGACTTGTTTTTAAAAGATTCAGATTTTGTTTATCAAATAAAACGGCTTCGTTTGTTAGATGATCAACCATTTTTAATTGAAACAGGGTTTATTCCTATTAAGATTACTCCAGAATTAAATCCGGATATTCTTAAAGGATCCCTCTTTAACTACTTAGAAGATACACAAAATAAAACTGTAACACGTTCATTCTTAACAATTACAGTTGAGCCATCAACTTTAGAAGATCAATCTAAACTGATGCTGGCACCTAATGAACCTGTAGGTGTAATGGAAGGTATTTTCTTTTTAGATGATGGAACTCCATTTGAAGTTTCAAATATGAGAATTCATTATAAATACATGAAGTACAATACTTTTGTTAACTTAAGTCAAGAATAAAAATAAGCCATTGTTTTTCTCGGGGGGATGAGAGAAACAATGGCTTTTTGTATGGGACGAGTAGCTTAATCAAATTGCAAACTATCGTCAACCGGGGACAGATATACATAGTTTAAGTTAGTATTTTTACATTGCTCACTGAGGGAATTAATTAAAGTATCTTGTTCCTTAGTAATCGGAATTTGCTTAAGTACTATTTGAGATTGCAAATACATAACTAACTTATTGCTCCAAGCAGCTGCGTCATCGTGGTTTTCAGCTTTGGCTATGACTTTTAAAATTGTCTGCTCAAGCGGAAGATATGCTTTAATTTGAACTTTATTGAAACTAGTATATAAATCTTTTAATACTATGATAATTTCATCGTGCTTTGTAATAGATTTTTCTAACATGATAAAGACCTCACTATCTTAAATAATTTAACTGATTTCTGGGCCCACTAAAATACTAGCATCTTTCATGCTTGAAAAGCCTATTTTGTATGAAAGTAGCGGTTTTTGCTAAGTGTTTATCTTGATTTAAATAACATTATACTGATTTAAATCAGTGAATCATTTCTTAAATACTGATTAATCCTTAAAATAAAGCTCTAAATACAGATAAATACGTAAAATGAAAGAGCTTTCTGATAAGATTAGACATATGAGGTGAGATAAATGCAATCACAAGTTGAAAGATTAGATTTAATTAGACAAAAATTAGATGAGAAAAAAACAATTAGTACACGTGAAATTATGAAATTGTGTCATGTCTCTTTTGATACGGCTAGGAGGGATGTAATTAAATTAACCAGCACCGGTCAAGCGATTCGAATTCATGGCGGATTGATGAAAATTAAACAGGGGACAGTGCCAGATTATAATTCTCGCGTCCATGTTTTGTCGCCTATAAAGAATAAAATAGCTAAGATGACAGCAAAATATTTAACAGCTGATAAGTTGATATATTTGAATGCTTCGACGACTATTTCGCAATTATGTCGCTACCTTAACGGGTTAAATGCAACAGTGATGACAAATTCGATTGATAATGCGGGTGCCTTAATGATGGATAACTTGCCTAATGTTATCTTATTAGGCGGCTATTTGAATAAAGAGAACCACTATACATCTTCTTTAAATAGTTTAAAAGAAATAGATCAATATGAATTTGATATTGCAGTAATCGGGACATCATCGGTTAATAAAAATGGAGTTTTTGTAGTTAATCACTCTGATGCACAAATTGAAAGAGAAGTAGTTAATCGAACAAAAACAGTTATTTTATTGGCAGAAGAATATAAATTTAAAGAAGATAGATCTTCTCCGTATAAGGTCATGGATTGCAAACAAGCTGATATTTTGATTACAGATAATAAGCTTGATCCCCAGTATCGAAAATATTTTAAAAAGAATATTAAGATTCGGGAAGTACTTGAGGAGGAAAATATAAAAAGTAAGTAATTATAATTGGACCGTCCCAATGTTTTTAAAAGTTGAATTTTTGCACTTGATGCTATATGATATTACTGTAATAAGGAAATGAAAACTATTTCAAGGAGATATAGCTATGGCAGTAAATTACGATTCTCAAGAATACTTAAAGAGTGTTGACGCATACTGGCGTGCAGCTAACTACTTATCAGTGGGACAATTATTTTTAATGAATAATCCTTTACTTAAAAGAGAATTAAAGGCAGAAGATGTAAAACCTAAGCCAATTGGTCACTGGGGTACAATTGTGCCGCAAAACTTTATTTATGCACATTTAAATCGTGCAATTAAGAAATATGATTTAAACATGTTCTACATTGAAGGTTCTGGTCACGGTGGTCAAGTAATGGTATCGAACTCATATTTAGATGGTTCTTATACTGAACGCTACCCAGAAATTACTCAAGATGAAAAGGGAATGGCTAAGTTATTTAAGCAATTTAGTTTTCCAGGTGGAGTTGCGTCTCATGCTGCTCCAGAAACTCCTGGATCAATCCATGAAGGTGGAGAATTAGGCTACTCACTATCTCATGGTGTTGGTGCAATTTTAGACAATCCAGATGTAATTGCTGCAGTTGAAATTGGTGACGGTGAATCAGAGACTGGTCCACTTGCTACTTCTTGGTTTTCAAGTAAGTTCATTAATCCAATTAAAGATGGTGCAGTTATTCCTATCTTGCAAATCAATGGCTTTAAGATTTCTAACCCAACTATCGTTTCTAGAATGAGTGACGAAGACTTAACTAAGTACTTTGAAGGAATGGGTTGGAAGCCATACTTTGTTTCTGCATATAAAGACGGTGAATTTAATGGGTATAAAGACCACATGGAAGTTCACCAAGAAATGGCAAAGACAATGGACGAAGTTGTTGAAGAGATTAAGGCTATTCAAAAGCATGCGCGCGAAAACAACGATGATTCCTTAGTGAAGTGGCCAATGATTGTCTTTAGAGTACCTAAGGGTTGGACGGGTCCAAAATTTGATCTAGATGGCAATCCAATTGAAAATAGTTTCCGTGCTCACCAAATTCCAATTCCTGTTGCTCAAGATGACATGACTCATAAAGAAATGCTTACTGATTGGATGGAAAGCTATAAGCCAGAAGAATTATTCAATGAAGATGGCTTACCAAAAGATATTGTTAAGGAAAATACCTTATCAGGCAACCAAAGAATGGCTATGAATCCAGTAACCAATGGTGGTATTGATCCAAAAGTCTTAAATATGCCTGATTACCGCGACTTTGCAATTAAATTTGATAAACCTGGCTCTGTTGAAAAACAAGATATGGCTGAATGGGCAAAATATTTAGATAAGATGTCTGACTTGAACCCAACTAATTTCCGCGGTTTTGGTCCAGATGAAACTAAGTCTAATCGTTTGTTCCAACTTTTAGATAATCAAAAACGTCAATGGATGGAAAATATTCATACTCCAAACGATGAAAACTTGGCTCACGAGGGTCGTGTAATTGACTCACAATTGTCAGAACACCAAGATGAAGGTTGGCTTGAAGGATATGTATTAACTGGTCGTCACGGATTCTTTGCTACTTATGAAGCATTTGGTCGTGTAGTTGATTCAATGCTTACGCAACATATGAAATGGTTGAGAAAAGCCAAAGAACAA encodes:
- a CDS encoding Dps family protein, with translation MAYPKTKKIMNEIVADLTQTHMVVHQHHWYMLGRGFLKLHPYLDGVMEELAEQQDGVAERLIAINGNPISTYEEVLEETNVPDQIGSWDLSIEERFQLIINAYKQLRDDYERGIKISEGEGDDSTNDLLISYHTAIEKRIWMMSAELGQRPGEGE
- the rbsK gene encoding ribokinase, whose protein sequence is MNKVTIVGSINVDNIMHIKKLPQPGETIAMSEFSKAAGGKGANQAVASSRAKNETIFVGRVGDDDNGRFMLEQFKENGINVDHVAITPNQQTGQAYILLQETGQNSIIIQHGANFDVTAEDVRNAKSQIEDSDFVIAQFETPIEATIEAFKIAREAGKITILNPAPARTDIPEELLELTDLITPNETEAESITGIKVDSEESMKKSSEIFHQMGIKGVIITIGERGSYVSYEDIEEIVPAFKVKAVDTTAAGDTFLGALSSELKPDLSNLRDSVIYASKSSSFTVQKLGAFPSIPTREVVEEALKEKN
- the rpiA gene encoding ribose-5-phosphate isomerase RpiA, with the protein product MNKTEQDQLKKEAATKAAKMVEPNSVLGVGTGSTVAFFIDALGERKEKEGFSLKHIVTTSNRSKKQLEGLGFKVDELADIDQADLTVDGADRVDDNLDGIKGGGGALTLEKNVAINSKKIIWIVDESKLVHHLSGFPLPVEVLPVSAEQNFKRFEEEGLKPQWRLDDEGKRYVTHYGNYIIDLAADPTPVPHGLADYLDHTVGVVEHGLFLDMCDEVIIAHSDGTIEDKKRK
- a CDS encoding nucleoside hydrolase, which translates into the protein MSKKPLIISTDPGIDDIAAMTISLFADELDVKMIVPTWGNVSLAHTLQNTLDLENFLHTKVPVVKGANQPLVRPAISAASVHGETGIAGFKFEKANDDLLEPGLAATKMYEAIKNSPEKVTLLGVGPLTDFALLFKQYPDVVENVAEVYIMGGNIGHGNHSPFAEYNIAGDPEAAQIVFHSGLPVYVAPLEIGDKAHLTQDQMDKIKECGEVGKMLYSMFSNIHEPDGDTRIKIYDPTAVGIMLHPEFFTLKPANVEIELAGRYTYGASVMDFLSEKHNAQIATDVDTEKFAAWFIDSIKTANNGRK
- a CDS encoding GntR family transcriptional regulator, whose translation is MTDLVYRSVMRDIKQKILNNEYEDMRLPDERSLSDYYHVSRSSMKRALGLLAQQGIVFKKRGSGTFINPLYLKNQALFKYEGSNLGITDSFSVPGKKQSIELLDYQVIKADEDLRQDLFLKDSDFVYQIKRLRLLDDQPFLIETGFIPIKITPELNPDILKGSLFNYLEDTQNKTVTRSFLTITVEPSTLEDQSKLMLAPNEPVGVMEGIFFLDDGTPFEVSNMRIHYKYMKYNTFVNLSQE
- a CDS encoding bacteriocin immunity protein, encoding MLEKSITKHDEIIIVLKDLYTSFNKVQIKAYLPLEQTILKVIAKAENHDDAAAWSNKLVMYLQSQIVLKQIPITKEQDTLINSLSEQCKNTNLNYVYLSPVDDSLQFD
- a CDS encoding DeoR/GlpR family DNA-binding transcription regulator, whose translation is MQSQVERLDLIRQKLDEKKTISTREIMKLCHVSFDTARRDVIKLTSTGQAIRIHGGLMKIKQGTVPDYNSRVHVLSPIKNKIAKMTAKYLTADKLIYLNASTTISQLCRYLNGLNATVMTNSIDNAGALMMDNLPNVILLGGYLNKENHYTSSLNSLKEIDQYEFDIAVIGTSSVNKNGVFVVNHSDAQIEREVVNRTKTVILLAEEYKFKEDRSSPYKVMDCKQADILITDNKLDPQYRKYFKKNIKIREVLEEENIKSK
- a CDS encoding phosphoketolase family protein — translated: MAVNYDSQEYLKSVDAYWRAANYLSVGQLFLMNNPLLKRELKAEDVKPKPIGHWGTIVPQNFIYAHLNRAIKKYDLNMFYIEGSGHGGQVMVSNSYLDGSYTERYPEITQDEKGMAKLFKQFSFPGGVASHAAPETPGSIHEGGELGYSLSHGVGAILDNPDVIAAVEIGDGESETGPLATSWFSSKFINPIKDGAVIPILQINGFKISNPTIVSRMSDEDLTKYFEGMGWKPYFVSAYKDGEFNGYKDHMEVHQEMAKTMDEVVEEIKAIQKHARENNDDSLVKWPMIVFRVPKGWTGPKFDLDGNPIENSFRAHQIPIPVAQDDMTHKEMLTDWMESYKPEELFNEDGLPKDIVKENTLSGNQRMAMNPVTNGGIDPKVLNMPDYRDFAIKFDKPGSVEKQDMAEWAKYLDKMSDLNPTNFRGFGPDETKSNRLFQLLDNQKRQWMENIHTPNDENLAHEGRVIDSQLSEHQDEGWLEGYVLTGRHGFFATYEAFGRVVDSMLTQHMKWLRKAKEQSWRHDYPALNLVDTSTVFQQDHNGYTHQDPGMLTHLYEKNRPDLIHEYLPADTNSLLAVSDKAFRDRECINVLVTSKQPRPQWFSIEEAKKLVDKGLGYVDWASTDKGAKPDVVFASTGTEPTIESLAAIDLLHKKFPDLKIRYINVIDVMKLMSPEKNPNAISNEEFNRLFPKGTPVIFAWHGFKPMMESIWFDRGRGKDDVHIHGYEENGNITTPFDMRVLNHMDRYDLAKDVVESIPELNEKNADFIDEMDSLLAKHHQYIRDNGKDMPEVTEWQWNGLK